A single genomic interval of Scatophagus argus isolate fScaArg1 chromosome 22, fScaArg1.pri, whole genome shotgun sequence harbors:
- the LOC124053976 gene encoding anoctamin-4-like, producing MLEHEASADMRLVRQINTQGMKIQHGGENMGCSKVGENQENQVICLQCQDEVARVCPGSPRRAITTRLSSGSADREPSSSSYNASSGTFYSCVSQITIGFDLGGQVAIGFSHWKSPFPESGQNLPSPDCVHSEASAVPPVSEHLEPASCPASLSVTPLPTLSASQETLCDSSTSVSLSLHGSESQQQSPHQRRVRLQSSASGYQAADRLLAFSSCGKADIMEESSVEVPDSSTQDDVPPLAVKDVNVLLERQRSEGISSSSRDDDSTLLNPGTHSSILDDNTKSDSGLPGGRSKPCGLCFSDGKSRIDYILVYRKSSSQSEKREIFERNLRAEGLQMEKEASVTNSDVIYLKLHAPWDVLCRYAELMNIRMPFRRKIFYMHRRHKFMSRMEKRINRFRGWLPRKPMKFDNDTLPDLAENESFTAPFSRSRIHHFIIHNKDTFFNNATRSRIVHHILQRVKYEEGKNKMGLNRLLSNNSYDAAFPLHEGRYHSRNSIRTHGAENHRHLLYECWAWWGVWYKYQPLDLIRRYFGEKIGMYFAWLGWYTGMLFPAALVGLLVFLYGVFTLEHCQVSKEICQATDIIMCPICDQYCPYLRLSDSCIYAKVTHLFDNGATVFFAVFMAVWATVFLEFWKRRRAVLAYDWDLIDWEEEEDEIRPQFEAKYSKKERMNPISGKPEPYQAFTDKYSRLIVSASGIFFMILVVIAAVFGIVIYRVITVSTFAAFGWALIRNNSQVATTGTAVCINFCIIMLLNVLYEKVALLLTNLEQPRTESEWENSFTLKMFLFQFVNLNSSTFYIAFFLGRFTGRPGAYLRLINRWKLEECHPSGCLIDLCMQMGIIMVLKQTWNNFMELGYPLIQNWWTRRRLKREHGEKAKASFPQWERDYNLQPMNAYGLFDEYLEMILQFGFTTIFVAAFPLAPLLALLNNIIEIRLDAYKFVTQWRRPLPSQAKDIGIWYGILEGIGILSVITNAFVIAVTSDFIPRLVYAYKYGPCAGQGRAGEGCMMGYVNASLSVFRVSDFEKRSQPKTTGAELSGEAVKYCRYRDYREPPDSAEPYSYTLQFWHVLAARLAFIIVFEHMVFAIKTLIAYLIPDLPKDLRDRMRREKYLIQEMMYEAELERLQKEKNEKKKKDRVHHKEWP from the exons GGTTTGACCTTGGGGGTCAAGTGGCCATCGGGTTCTCCCACTGGAAGAGTCCTTTCCCAGAGAGTGGTCAGAATCTCCCCAGTCCAGACTGCGTTCACTCGGAGGCCTCCGCCGTGCCGCCTGTTAGCGAGCATCTCGAGCCAGCTTCCTGCCCGGCGTCGCTGTCAGTCACCCCACTGCCCACCCTCAGCGCCAGTCAGGAGACGCTCTGTGACAGCAGCACGA GTGTGAGTTTATCTCTACATGGGTCTGAGTCCCAGCAGCAGAGCCCCCACCAACGCAGAGTCCGGCTGCAGTCGTCGGCCTCAGGCTACCAGGCAGCGGACAGACTTCTCGCCTTCTCTTCCTGTGGGAAGGCTGACATCATGGAGGAATCCTCCGTTGAAGTCCCAGACTCCAGCACTCAAGATGATGTACCTCCCCTTG CCGTGAAAGATGTTAACGTGCTGCTCGAGAGACAAAGGTCAGAAGGCATCAGCAGTTCGTCCAGAGATGACGACTCCACCCTGCTGAATCCGGGAACCCACAGCAGCATCCTCGATGACAACACAAAGTCTGATTCTGGCCTCCCAGGG GGGAGGAGTAAACCCTGCGGCCTTTGCTTCAGCGATGGGAAGAGCCGTATCGACTACATCCTGGTTTACAGGAAGTCCAGCTCACAGTCAGAGAAGAGGGAGATATTTGAGCGGAACCTCCGTGCAGAGGGCTTACAGATGGAAAAAGAG GCTTCTGTAACAAACAGTGATGTGATTTATCTGAAGCTTCATGCGCCCTGGGATGTTCTCTGTCGCTATGCAGAGCTCATGAACATTCGCATGCCTTTCAG GAGGAAAATCTTTTACATGCATCGACGGCACAAGTTCATGAGCAG GATGGAGAAGCGCATCAACAGATTTCGCGGGTGGCTTCCCCGCAAGCCCATGAAGTTTGACAACGACACTCTGCCGGACCTGGCGGAGAACGAGAGCTTTACCGCCCCCTTTAGTCGATCAAGGATACATCA tttcatcATCCACAACAAAGACACTTTTTTCAACAACGCCACGAGAAGTCGCATTGTCCACCACATCCTCCAGCGGGTCAAATATGAAGAGGGTAAAAATAAGATGG GACTAAATCGTCTATTGAGCAATAATTCATACGATGCTGCGTTCCCTCTTCACGAG GGGAGATACCACAGTAGAAACTCCATCAGAACACATGGAGCAGAGAACCACCGACACCTGCTGTACGAGTGTTGGGCCTGGTGGGGGGTTTGGTACAAGTACCAACCGCTTGACCTCATCAG GAGGTATTTTGGAGAGAAAATCGGTATGTACTTTGCCTGGCTCGGCTGGTACACGGGGATGCTGTTTCCTGCAGCGTTGGTCGGGCTCTTGGTATTCCTGTACGGTGTCTTCACCCTGGAGCACTGCCAGGtcag TAAAGAAATCTGCCAGGCCACTGACATCATCATGTGCCCCATCTGTGACCAGTACTGCCCCTACCTGAGACTGTCAGACAGCTGCATCTACGCCAAG gtCACACATCTCTTCGATAATGGGGcaactgttttttttgctgtattcaTGGCTGTTTGGG CAACGGTCTTCCTGGAGTTCTGGAAAAGGCGCAGAGCTGTCCTCGCATACGACTGGGACCTCATTGactgggaggaagaggag GATGAAATACGGCCCCAGTTTGAGGCCAAATATTCCAAGAAAGAAAGGATGAACCCCATTTCTGGAAAGCCTGAGCCTTACCAGGCCTTCACTGACAAATACAGTCGCCTTATTGTTTCAGCATCCGGGATCTTCTTCATG ATCCTGGTGGTGATTGCTGCTGTATTTGGCATCGTCATTTACCGTGTGATCACAGTCAGCACCTTCGCCGCCTTTGGCTGGGCTCTCATCAGGAACAACTCTCAGGTGGCAACCACAGGAACAGCAGTCTGCATCAACTTCTGCATCATCATGCTCCTCAATGTG ctaTATGAAAAAGTTGCTCTTCTTCTCACTAATTTAG AACAGCCAAGGACAGAGTCTGAATGGGAGAACAGCTTTACCCTCAAGATGttcctttttcagtttgtcaacCTCAACAGTTCAACTTTCTACATTGCCTTCTTTTTaggaag ATTTACAGGCCGGCCTGGTGCATATCTACGCCTCATCAATCGCTGGAAACTGGAAGAG TGCCACCCAAGCGGCTGTCTCATTGACCTCTGTATGCAGATGGGGATCATCATGGTGCTTAAACAGACCTGGAATAATTTCATGGAACTCGGCTACCC actGATCCAGAACTGGTGGACACGGCGGAGGCTGAAAAGAGAGCATGGAGAGAAAGCCAAGGCGAGCTTCCCGCAGTGGGAGAGAGATTACAACCTGCAGCCAATGAATGCCTATGGACTCTTTGATGAATACTTAGAAATGA tcttGCAGTTTGGCTTCACTACCATCTTTGTGGCAGCTTTCCCCCTGGCCCCGCTCTTAGCGCTGCTCAACAACATCATTGAGATTCGTTTAGACGCCTACAAGTTCGTCACACAGTGGCGACGGCCTCTGCCTTCACAAGCCAAAGACATAG GGATCTGGTATGGCATTCTGGAAGGCATCGGCATCTTGTCTGTCATCACCAACGCCTTTGTCATTGCTGTTACCTCAGACTTCATCCCACGCCTCGTTTATGCCTACAAATATGGACCCTGTGCTGGTCAGGGTCGAGCAGGAGAGGG GTGTATGATGGGTTACGTCAACGCCAGTCTCTCAGTATTCCGTGTGTCAGACTTTGAGAAGAGATCACAGCCCAAGACCACTGGCGCTGAGCTGTCTGGAGAAGCTGTGAAGTACTGCAG GTATCGTGACTACAGGGAGCCTCCAGACTCTGCTGAGCCATACTCATACACTCTGCAGTTCTGGCACGTCCTGGCAGCCCGGCTCGCATTCATCATTGTGTTTGAG CATATGGTCTTTGCCATCAAGACCCTGATCGCATACCTGATCCCTGACCTTCCAAAGGACCTGCGAGACAGAATGCGCAGAGAAAAATATCTAATCCAGGAGATGATGTATGAGGCCGAGTTGGAGAggctgcagaaggagaaaaatgagaagaagaagaaggacaggGTTCATCACAAGGAATGGCCCTGA